The nucleotide window TGATTTGCTTTTTTCTGCTGCTCTTCTTTTTTCCTTTCCTCATCGAGTTTTTTACGTTTTGCTGCACTGTCGGCAGTGGCTCTGCCACGGCCGCGGAATTTCAGGATCATGCTGCTATCCTTGTAATCCTTCAACCACTGGTAGGCCCGCGCAGAGTCTGTTAAATATTGCAGGCGGGGCAAATAAGGAGGCATCAGGTTTACATTCGCTGTTCTTTCTGCATCGGCCAGGCTTTTCGTGCTTAAGGTATCAAATAAATATTTTTCCATCATCAACCGGGCTATGGGACCAGCAGATGAACCACCATAACCGCCACTTTCTACCACTACAGCAACACAAATTTTAGGATCTTCTTTGGGAGCAAAACAAACGAACATGGCATTATGCGGCAGATCCCATTTCTTACCCCCAATGATCCGGGAGTTTTGAGCCGTACCGGTTTTTGCACAAACATTGATACCCGGTATTCTTACATTACGGGCTGTACCATGAGTAACCACATCCTGCATACCATTGATGGTGGCGCTAAAGGCAGTATCAGAAATATGCGTCAACGCATCATGACGGGTACGATATTTATTCATAAATGCCGAATCGGCAATAGTTTCATTCTCCAGGCTGTCAACAAAATGGGGCGTATAATAATAGCCCCGGTTGGCAATAATGCACATGGCATTGGCCAGCTGTAAAGGGGTAGCCAGCATTTTGTCCTGCCCAATGCCCAGTGTCAGGTTAGTACAGGAGTTCCAGGAACCCCGGTATTCTTTGTCGTAAACAGCTACTGTCGGGATATTCCCCATGTTTTCACTAGGTACATCTACACCCAGGCGAACCCCCAAACCAAACAAATTCATATAATCTTCCCAAACCTCGTATCCCTTTTTGGTGTTGCCGTATTTGCGGTTGTCCACCACCTTCCGGTATACATCTACAAAATAAGAGTTGCAGGAATTAGCGATGGCGGCTCTGAGATTAGCTGCGTGCCCTCCACCGGCATGGGTACAGGCGGGCTTTCCCGCACCGCAGGAAAAATAACGCCCCCCGCAAGGATAGCCAAAGGCGGGAGTGATCACGCCTTCATCCAAAGCTACCAGGCCGCCCAGGGGCTTGAATGTAGAACCAGGAGGATAGCGCCCCTGTATGCCCCTGTTTAACAAAGGCGACGCTACATCCAGGTTCATCTTCTGGTAATTCTTTTTGAACTCAGGCCCAGTAAGGTCATTAGGATTGAATGTAGGCCCTGAAGCCATGGCCAGGATGCCACCCGTTTTAGGGTCGATGGCTACCGCCGCACCTACTTTATTGCTGATCAACTTTTCGGCAAGTGCCTGTAATTCTACATCAATATGCGTTTTTAATCCACGACCTGCAACCGCCATGGTGTCAAAATCTCCGTTTTCGAAGTGACCTACCAGCCGGTTCTTGTTATCCTTTATCATGTATTCAATACCCCGCTGGCCCATCAGCACTTTTTCATAAGTATATTCCAACCCATTTTTACCGCGGTAATCGCCCATACGGTAAAATCCGCCCGAACGTTCAATATCCCGCTGATCAGCTTCACTGATATATCCTAGGATATGTGCGCCCACATTAAAGGGGTAAGATCTTACCGGGCGGGCTACCAGGTTAAAGCCGGAAAACCGCCAGCCATTCTCTTCGAACCGCGCCTGCATTTCAGGGGTCAGCAGCGACATAAATATGGATGGTCTTACCCGCGTATTCTTAACCACTGCCTCTACGATCTTTTGTCTGAATTCAGCCGTATCTATATTCATTAGCCTGCAAAAAGCTGATGTATCAATATTCTTGACCTCGGCAGGCGTTACCATCAGGTCAAACATGATTACATTGTTCAGGATGGGCTTCCCTTTACGATCGAAGATGATACCACGCTCGGGGTATACGATCTTCGCGAAAACAGCATTATCCCGGGCCAGCTGATGATATTTCCGGCCAAAGATCTGGAGGTTAACTAACTGAGCAAGGATAACAATAAAAACGGCCAGGAAAATGGCGCGTATGATATAACTCCTCGATTGATTGAATACGGACATGTAAAAAGGAAAACTTTTGCAGGATAACAATAATAGCTGCAAAAGTACATAGAGAGCGTGGTTGCTTTAACTATTTCTACTTAAAAAATTTATAACACTTGTATACTTTAAGAGACCTGCAAATTCCCGCGACGGATCACTTTTTTATGTATCCATAAGTGAGTACGCTCCGGTACCTGTATTCACATCTTTGAAGTCGTTTTTGTTACACCGTCAACGAATGAAGCGGCGGCAAAGGCAATCAAACAGCAAATTGTGCAGCCCCTATGCTGTATTGGACCTGAACTTCAGCTTTCGTGGGAAGATCAGTTCAGCAATAACTATCATCAGCATACTGATGGCAGAAGTGGTCACTACCTTCATTAAAAAATGAATGAAAGAGCCAAACGAAAGCCACTCCAGGAATAATAAGTAAAAATTGTGGCAAAAAGTTAAGATCAACGCATACAATAAATAGGCGTTCCAACCCATTGCTTTGGGAGAGGGTTCTTTATAGCTAAACTCGGTTGCGTCTTTAGGTGCAAACAGATTGATAATGAAGGGTCGTAAAAAGGCGATCAGCACACTGGCCGCCGCATGTAAACCAGGGCTCATTGTATAGTAATCCACGCTAATACCTAATAAGAATCCCAGTATCAGTACCCAGCCTTTTTTCATATAAAAGGGCAGCCATAGAATAAAAAGAAAATAAATGTAAGGTGTGATCAATTGGTGCAAATGCGGCATTACATTTAATACATATACCTGCAGGAAAACAAACAGTATAAAGCGGATGGTATTTCTTACAAGATCACTCATTTGTTACCTCCCTTTCGTTCAACCATATTATGTGTTGCTTTATCCAGCTGTTCCAGCTCGTTATAGTTAAGGTTTTCTACTACAAATACCTGCTGCAGGCTGGTTAAATTGGCTGCCGGCTTTACTTTAAGTACAAAGAAATTACTTGACTTATCAACTAAAACCCTGGACACCACTCCTACCATGCGCCCCGGTGGATAACTCCTGGAGTAGGTGCCGGTTAAAATGGTGTCCCCACTTCGTACCGAATCTGTTTTAGGAATATTATTAAGTGTTAGCTCCTGTGGTGATTTCCCATCCCAGCTCAACATACCTGCGCTACCGGTTCTTTTTAGCTGTACACTAAATTTGTTCACTACATTTAGTAAGCTCATTACCTCGCTAAAATTCTTTCCGGTATTAATCACTTTTCCGACTAATCCACCGTTAGAACTAAAAACCCCCATATCATCACCGATGCCGTTACTGCTTCCCCGGTTGATCTGCAGATAATTCTTATCACTACCCGAAGTGCTGTATAATACCTGGGCGCTTCTCCATATAAAATGACGATTACTACCTAAAGTATCCCGGTAAGTGGAATCCCGCAAAACGGTTGTTCCCGAATCTGCCACAACAAAGTTGGCGTTCAATAAATTCATGAGGGAATCGTTCAGCCGGTGCACCCGCCTGTTTTCTTCCTGCATGGTAAAAAAGTCTTCTAATGAATTGTATTTCCCGTTAAAGTAGGACGTAACACCTCCTGCCAACCCGAGCCCTTTAGCCCGGTGCGAGCCGTTATAGGTAAACAAAAAATACAGCGCAATGATCTGTAAGACCAGGAACAGTACGAAAACTGAATAACGCCGGATGAATAAAAAGATATTACGCATGGCTCCTTCGGATGTTGATCAGTTAACAGGTTGATAAGTTGATAAGAAGAACAAACAGATGCATTTACATATAAATTCTGCTACTACTTGCTTAACCGGCAAATCTTTAAACTTGTAAACCTATCAACTCAAAATTACCTCATTACAAATGGGTACCTGTCATAGTTTTGCAGCGCAATGCCTGTACCTCTTACCACACTTTTAAGCGGATCGTCAGCTATATGTACCGGCAGCTTAATTTTCTGGCTTAATCTTTTATCCAACCCTCTTAATAAAGCTCCACCGCCGGTAAGGTATAAACCGCGGCGGTAAATATCGCTGGCCAACTCTGGGGGTGTTTGCTCCAGCGCTTTTAAGATGGCCTCTTCAATTTTAAAAATGCTTTTATCCAAAGCTTCGGCTACTTCCTGGTAGCTCACCATGATTTGCTTGGGAATACCGGTTACCAGGTCACGGCCATTTACCGGGATGTCATCCGGGGGATTGTCCAGATCCTTCATGGCGGCGCCGATCTGGATCTTTATTTGTTCTGCCGTGCGCTCTCCAATTAGAAGACTATGGTATCTTCTTAAAGCCTCCATAATATCAGCCGTAAATTCATCACCCGCAATACGTATACTTTGATCACAAACAATACCAGCCAATGCTATTACCGTGATCCCTGTAGTTCCACCACCGATATCGATAATCATATTACCCACCGGCTCTTCTACATCAATACCAATACCTAAAGCGGCAGCCATGGGCTCATGAATCAGGTATACTTCTTTGGCCCCAGCCTGTTCAGCGCTATCTCTAACCGCACGTTTCTCTACCTCGGTAATGGAAGAAGGAATACAGATCATCATTCTCCAGCTCGGCGGGAATAAGGGCTTTTTCGGATACACCAGCTTTATCAGCTCGCGTATCATTAATTCAGCCGCATTAAAGTCAGCAATTACACCGTCTTTTAACGGACGGACGGTTCTGATGCTTTCATGTGTTTTCTCGTGCATCATTAATGCACGCTTACCAACCGCTAAAACCTCTTTTGGATTATTACGGTTTAATGCTACAATACTTGGCTCATTTACAGCCACTTCTTCGTTATGTATAATGAGGGTATTTGCGGTACCCAAATCCATTGCTATTTCCTGAGTAAACCAGTTGAAAAGTCCCATTCTGCTATATATTCAAAATTGTGTTGGCAAAGGTGAAGTAATTTCCCGAAAGTAACAAAGCAAAAGAACAAAACGCTTTATTTTTCGGCATTTGCACATTATTAACAGAATTTTTAATTCGTTTGTTTAATCCGGCTATTTACCTCAAAACAGAACCTCGACCCTTCGCTTAGAACCCGACAGGTTTATCACTTTGGAGCTTTATCAATCGTTAACCGAAAGGAATGGTTTTTTTTCAGTACGTTTGCCGGATAACTAAAGTTAAAACCAAAAGAGATGGCTTTAAAAGACATTCAATCAACAGGAAGTAAAGATACGCGCAGCGGCTTCGGCGATGGTATTGTAGAAGCAGCACGTAAAAACGAAAATATTGTTGCCCTCACAGCCGATTTGTTAGGCTCGATGAAACTAAACCAGTTTGTTAAAGAGTTTCCCGAAAGATTTGTGCAGTGCGGTATTGGTGAAGCCAATATGATCGGCGTTGCATCAGGACTTTCCATTGGAGGAAAAATTCCTTTTACCACCACTTTCGCCAACTTTAGTACGGGCCGGGTATATGACCAGATCCGCCAGTCCGTTGCTTACAGCGGCAAAAATGTAAAGATTTGTGCTTCGCATGCGGGTGTAACCTTAGGCGAAGATGGCGCCACGCACCAGATACTGGAAGATATCGGGTTAATGAAAATGCTACCGGGTATGACCGTAGTAGTACCTTGTGATTATACACAAACCAAAGCGGCTACACAGGCTATTGCTGAATATGAAGGACCGGTTTACCTGCGTTTTGGTCGCCCCAGCTGGCCTATTTTCACCAAAGAAGAAGATTTTCAGATCGGTAAAGCCCAATATTTCTCCGAAGGCACTGATGTTACCATTTTCGCTTGCGGTCATCTGGTATGGAATGCCATTCAGGCAGGAGCAGAATTAGAAGAAAAAGGAATTAGCGTGGAGGTAATTAACATACACACCATCAAACCTTTAGACGAAGAAGCGGTGATCAAATCGTTGAAAAAAACCAAATGTGCGGTTACTGCAGAAGAGCACAATATTATTGGCGGACTGGGCGATGCGATTGGGCAGTGTGCGGCTAAAAACTTCCCGGTTCCTATTGAATATGTGGGTACGAAGGACACTTTTGGCGAAAGCGGTACTCCTAAAGAGCTGCTGAAAAAGTATGGCATGGACGTTTCAGATATCGTTGCCGCTGCCGAAAAGGTAATGGCCCGCAAAAATGCATAACATTATTGAATGATAGTAGTCAACCCGCGCATGTCGCGGGTTTCTTTTTGGAGTTAAACCTTTCTCTGTTTTGAAAGTCTTATATATTCTTTAATGGAGCGCTCCTTTCTTTCTGATGATGAACTTTTACTTCTGTTTCGTGACCCGGTTACGAAACAGAAGGCGTTTTCACAGATTATTGAAAAATACAAGGAGAAACTTTACTGGCATATACGACGGATGGTATTAATACATGAGGATGCCGACGATGTATTGCAAAACGTTTTCATCAAAATGTGGAAGGGGCTTGAGCAATTCAGGGAAGAGAGTAAATTATATAGCTGGCTTTACCGCATCGCCTCCAACGAGAGTATTACTCATTTGAACCGAATCAAAAAGCAACTACAGGTAGAAACAGACCAGGCAACTCATAGCTACCTCGAGGAGCAGGTAAAGGCCGACTCCTATTTTGATTCGTCCAAAGTAGAATGGAAGCTGCAACTGGCTATTCAAACCCTGCCCGAACAGCAGAAGCTTGTTTTTAATTTGCGGTATTTTGATGAAATGACCTATCAGGAAATTAGCGAAGTACTGGGTGTAACAGTAGGCGCATTAAAAGCCAGCTATCACCATGCGGCAAAAAAAATACAGGATTACCTGGTAAACGAATTAAACTTTTAATACCCGTCGGGGTCTATTTTATAAGAAATGAATGAACACAATGACATATTAAAAGCATTGCGTCAGCAAATGAAAGAGAATAATAACTCAGAAGGGCATCCGCTCCGCACCCCACAGGATTATTTCCCTGGCCTGGAGAACAGCATCCTGTCAAAAGTTTTGGAAGAGGACACCTCACTAACCCTGCCTGACGATGGTAAAGAGCCAACATTCACGGTCCCCACCGGCTATTTTGAGGGCCTGGAGAAAGAAATCCTTAAAAAAACCGCTTCACCTGCACCAGTCAGGAAGCTATTTTCTCACAGATGGAGGTCAATAGCGGCTGCGGCGGTTATTGGAGTGCTTATAGGGGGAGGTATTTATTACCGGGAAGCATCTAATTCTCAACAAATTGCTATTCAAAACGGGGCAGGCAGCACCGCGGTAATCCATAATATCAGCAGTAACGAGCTAACAGATTTTGTGGAAGATGGAGCTGCGGTCAATGGTAATAGCAGCGACAAGAAAAAACCAGTTGACATTAATCAACTTTTTCAACAGGTCAGCAGCCAGGATCTGGAAAGTTTTTTGAATGAAACCGCAGTTAATAATACCGAATTATTTTAGACAACCATGAGCATATGTAGCCGCATACTATTTGTTTTTGCAATGCTTTTCGTGTCACATTTTGGCACCTATGGCCAGCAAAAGCACCCATCGAAACTTAACGATGTCTTTTTTGAATATGTTTCAAAAACCCTGGAGCTAAAACCCTCAGATGCAGCACAGATGCGGCCTGTGATCAAAAAGTATCTTGATGAAAGAAAGAAGGTTTATGGCAAATTTTCGGATCCGTTAGAGCGGGAGCAGAAAATATTGAACATAAAAATGAGCTCCCGGAAAGAAATGGCTGCTATTGTTGGCATGCAAAAAGCCAACGCTTTTTTTTCGAGCGAGCAGGCCTTCCGCCGCAAAGTGAGGGAAGAGCTGAAACAGCGGAATGAGGAGCGGAAAAAAAATTAATGTTTAAACTTTTTTCTTAATAAATTTTTTTTGTCTGAATCTATTTCCTATTTTTGCAACTGGTGTTTTTCATAGGTTAGCAACGGCCAGCTCTTTTTAGGGCAGGCCTTTTTTTTATTCTTTGCTTTTTATTATTCAAAACGTTTTACAGGTGTTTGAATATCGTGATAGAATAAAAACTGCCACTCTGTACCTTCCAGCAACCATTTCTCCCGCAATTGCATAGCTTTTTTTCCATCATAGTCGTACTTAGCCGCAAACCTGGTTTTCATTTGTGAGAGCTGAGGCGCGTCATCTGCACCAAAGAAAATCGTCTCTTCGCCCTCCCTTAGCCAAATTACGCGATGATATTTTGAATGAGCGCCTGTTACCTCGTAGCTGATCCCATCGGCTATAAAGCCGGTTTCTGCCTCTGTGAGCACGAGGGCATCGCTATTTTGTAACAGCTCCAATAAATCGGTATTGTACGATGCCGACCCAATTTCCGTAGCATATTCCAGCTCCTGCTTTTGAATATGATAAGTGGCATTTTCAAACGCCAGCTGCCGGGTATAGGGGTTGATCAGCCCGCCCGCGTGGTCTTTATGTAAATGGCTCATGATCACCATTGTGATATCGCCGGCATTAATACCCTGATCGCGCAGGTTTTTATATAATTGAAACTGCCCGTCTTCACCGGTAAGCCCTAAGCCGGTATCAAGCAATATAATATCGCTGCCGGTTATCACAACAAAAGGCTGAATTTCCACTAAAAGACTGCCCCGGTTACGGTCAGCCATTTCATCTTCATTGAATTTAAAGGGAATAAATTGCTTCGACGCATCTACGGTAAATGCGCCTTCTGAAAGGGGTATAATCTTCATCAGGCAAAAGTAGTTGTTATTAAGTAGTAGCGGACTGTATGCGGCGTCTTAGGGTGCCATTCAAATTTTGCGTTAAGCGTAACTTCTTTTATAGAGTCATTTCGAACCTGTCGCCAAACCCGCCTGACCGGCCGGCAGATCTCCTGTATTTTGGCGGATGTCTCCATTCCCAGGTCTGCATGACGCTGGCGAAAATTGGAAAATTAATATTTCACAGGAAAGCCATATTAATGATCGCATTATGCCTTTTCCTAAATGGGATTATCATTGGATTGATGGCCGCAGGTAATGATAAAGACAATTTCTTGTTTTATTATATTTCGATCTCTATTCCTTATATATTCTTCTTTAGAACAATAAGAAATAATATAACCGAAGTTAAGCAAGCTATACCGGGAGCAATGTTTGAATGAGAATTTCCTCCATTCTTAGCAAATACCGAACGGGATTTTGAAAGATACTGGAATCCGGTAGCAACCCCGGTTTACAAATGGTATCATTTCCTTTCCTTACATATTCCTTCTGTACTGACCTCCTACTTCGTATAAAGCATGAGTAATCTCTCCCAGCGAGCAATACTTCACGCAGTCCATTAATTCCGAAAAAAGATTACCACTCTCCAGTGCAACCTGTTTGAGTTTTTTTAAAGCCTCCGCATTCTTTCCCTCATTTCTTTGCTGAAAGGCCTGCAGGTTTTTAATCTGAAGCTCCTTTTCTTCAGTTGTGCTCCTTATCACTTCCTGTGGCAGTATTGTCGGGCTACCTTTTTTGCTTAAAAAAGTATTGACGCCTACCAGCGGTAAGTCCCCGTTGCTTTTCTGCATTTCATAATGCATGCTTTCTTCCTGTATTTTGTTGCGCTGGTACATTCTTTCCATCGCTCCTAATACACCGCCTCTCTCGCTGATGCGTTCAAATTCAGCCAACACAGCGACTTCCACCAGGTCAGTCAATTCTTCCAGGGCAAAACTTCCCTGCAGGAAATTCTCTGATTTAGCAGTTCCTAATTCCCGGTTAATGATCAACTGGATAGCCATGGCCCTGCGCACACTCTCCTCCGTAGGTGTGGTGATTGCTTCGTCGTAGGCGTTCGTATGTAAAGAATTGCAGTTATCATAAATAGCATATAGTGCCTGTAAAGTAGTGCGGATATCATTAAAGTCGATCTCCTGTGCATGCAGGCTCCTACCGGATGTCTGTATATGATACTTCAGTTTTTGTGACCGTTCATTAGCGCCATATTTCTGCTTCATCGCCTTGGCCCATATACGACGCGCTACACGCCCTATTACACTATACTCAGGATCCATGCCATTACTGAAAAAGAACGAAAGATTAGGTGCAAAATCATCGATATGCATCCCCCGGCTCAGGTAATACTCCACATAAGTAAACCCATTCGCCAACGTAAAGGCCAGCTGAGTAACAGGGTTGGCACCGGCCTCAGCAATATGATAACCGCTGATACTTACGCTATAAAAATTCCGAACCTTATTATCGATAAAATATTCCTGTACATCACCCATTAGCTTCAGCGCAAACTCGGTAGAAAAAATACAGGTGTTCTGCGCCTGGTCTTCTTTTAAGATATCTGCCTGCACCGTTCCCCGCACCTGCTGCAAGGTGGCCGCTTTTATTTGTTCGTAAACATCAGCAGGCAATACTTCATCTCCACTTAATCCTAATAGTTTTAAGCCAAGACCGTTATGACCTTTTGGAAGATCACCTGTGTAAACAGGAGGGTTATTCCCCTCAAACTTCGTCTCCAATCGGCTATTGACCATTAACCATTGACTATTCTCTTCCACCCACTTTTCACATTGCTGATCTATAGCCGCGTTTAAAAAGAAAGCCAGCAACACAGGCGCGGGTCCGTTAATCGTCATTGATACAGAAGTGGTGGCATCGCAGAGATCAAACCCGCTGTACAATTTCTTGGCATCATCTACCGTAGCAACGCTTACGCCGCTATTCCCCACTTTTCCAAAAATATCAGCGCGATGCGCCGGATCTTCGCCATAAAGGGTAACGCTATCAAAGGCAGTGCTCAGGCGCTTTGCAGGCTGATCAAGGCTTACATAATGAAAACGCTTATTGGTTCGTTCAGGTCCGCCCTCACCTGCAAACATCCGTGTAGGATCTTCGCCTTGGCGCTTTAACTCAAACACACCTGCAGTGAAAGGGAATTTACCGGGTAGATTCTCCTGCAACTGCCATTTTAAAATATCACCCCAGTCTTTATACTGCGGTAATGTTATCTTTTTGCTTTTTGAACCGCTTAACGACACGTTAATTAATGGTTGCCTGATTATTTTATCCCGCACTTTATATTCAAAATAATCCTGGCTATAAGCATTGATAATTGCCGGCCATTTATCTATCAGCTCTTTATTTCCCGGATCCAGATTGAGCAACAGCTGTTGTTTCTTTTCTTCAATC belongs to Niabella yanshanensis and includes:
- a CDS encoding rod shape-determining protein MreD, with the protein product MSDLVRNTIRFILFVFLQVYVLNVMPHLHQLITPYIYFLFILWLPFYMKKGWVLILGFLLGISVDYYTMSPGLHAAASVLIAFLRPFIINLFAPKDATEFSYKEPSPKAMGWNAYLLYALILTFCHNFYLLFLEWLSFGSFIHFLMKVVTTSAISMLMIVIAELIFPRKLKFRSNTA
- a CDS encoding transketolase family protein; amino-acid sequence: MALKDIQSTGSKDTRSGFGDGIVEAARKNENIVALTADLLGSMKLNQFVKEFPERFVQCGIGEANMIGVASGLSIGGKIPFTTTFANFSTGRVYDQIRQSVAYSGKNVKICASHAGVTLGEDGATHQILEDIGLMKMLPGMTVVVPCDYTQTKAATQAIAEYEGPVYLRFGRPSWPIFTKEEDFQIGKAQYFSEGTDVTIFACGHLVWNAIQAGAELEEKGISVEVINIHTIKPLDEEAVIKSLKKTKCAVTAEEHNIIGGLGDAIGQCAAKNFPVPIEYVGTKDTFGESGTPKELLKKYGMDVSDIVAAAEKVMARKNA
- the mreC gene encoding rod shape-determining protein MreC translates to MRNIFLFIRRYSVFVLFLVLQIIALYFLFTYNGSHRAKGLGLAGGVTSYFNGKYNSLEDFFTMQEENRRVHRLNDSLMNLLNANFVVADSGTTVLRDSTYRDTLGSNRHFIWRSAQVLYSTSGSDKNYLQINRGSSNGIGDDMGVFSSNGGLVGKVINTGKNFSEVMSLLNVVNKFSVQLKRTGSAGMLSWDGKSPQELTLNNIPKTDSVRSGDTILTGTYSRSYPPGRMVGVVSRVLVDKSSNFFVLKVKPAANLTSLQQVFVVENLNYNELEQLDKATHNMVERKGGNK
- a CDS encoding methylmalonyl-CoA mutase family protein, whose amino-acid sequence is MNKTQATTIRIVTAASLFDGHDAAINIMRRILQSKGAEIIHLGHNRSVHEIVECAIEEDAHAIAITSYQGGHIEFFKYIFDMLREAGCGHIKIFGGGGGTILPAEIDELHEYGIEHIYSPDDGRRMGLEGMIEDLLSRAGESAYFEAEKSWDDRPPLGESKDIRRIARAITHAELGLPAEGLSVPGEDQFARAPLEDAAVLGITGTGGAGKSSVTDEIVRRFLHQFPGKTIAVVSVDPSRKKTGGALLGDRIRMNAISHPRAYMRSMATRNDHLALTQTAREAIDICKAAGFNLVILESAGVGQSDASIVDYCDLSLYVMTPEYGAASQLEKINMLDYADWICINKFDKPGALDALQDVKKQYRRNHQLWTAKEEEIPVIGTIAAQFNDSGVNELFDRIVKAIEIKTKITWGGPVVLHAHTNDTTSKTRIIPTKQVRYLSEITEAIKMYDQWVDTQSTLASQLYQLEGVQKLMKDVAAMIEEKKQQLLLNLDPGNKELIDKWPAIINAYSQDYFEYKVRDKIIRQPLINVSLSGSKSKKITLPQYKDWGDILKWQLQENLPGKFPFTAGVFELKRQGEDPTRMFAGEGGPERTNKRFHYVSLDQPAKRLSTAFDSVTLYGEDPAHRADIFGKVGNSGVSVATVDDAKKLYSGFDLCDATTSVSMTINGPAPVLLAFFLNAAIDQQCEKWVEENSQWLMVNSRLETKFEGNNPPVYTGDLPKGHNGLGLKLLGLSGDEVLPADVYEQIKAATLQQVRGTVQADILKEDQAQNTCIFSTEFALKLMGDVQEYFIDNKVRNFYSVSISGYHIAEAGANPVTQLAFTLANGFTYVEYYLSRGMHIDDFAPNLSFFFSNGMDPEYSVIGRVARRIWAKAMKQKYGANERSQKLKYHIQTSGRSLHAQEIDFNDIRTTLQALYAIYDNCNSLHTNAYDEAITTPTEESVRRAMAIQLIINRELGTAKSENFLQGSFALEELTDLVEVAVLAEFERISERGGVLGAMERMYQRNKIQEESMHYEMQKSNGDLPLVGVNTFLSKKGSPTILPQEVIRSTTEEKELQIKNLQAFQQRNEGKNAEALKKLKQVALESGNLFSELMDCVKYCSLGEITHALYEVGGQYRRNM
- a CDS encoding MBL fold metallo-hydrolase, which codes for MKIIPLSEGAFTVDASKQFIPFKFNEDEMADRNRGSLLVEIQPFVVITGSDIILLDTGLGLTGEDGQFQLYKNLRDQGINAGDITMVIMSHLHKDHAGGLINPYTRQLAFENATYHIQKQELEYATEIGSASYNTDLLELLQNSDALVLTEAETGFIADGISYEVTGAHSKYHRVIWLREGEETIFFGADDAPQLSQMKTRFAAKYDYDGKKAMQLREKWLLEGTEWQFLFYHDIQTPVKRFE
- the mrdA gene encoding penicillin-binding protein 2; this translates as MSVFNQSRSYIIRAIFLAVFIVILAQLVNLQIFGRKYHQLARDNAVFAKIVYPERGIIFDRKGKPILNNVIMFDLMVTPAEVKNIDTSAFCRLMNIDTAEFRQKIVEAVVKNTRVRPSIFMSLLTPEMQARFEENGWRFSGFNLVARPVRSYPFNVGAHILGYISEADQRDIERSGGFYRMGDYRGKNGLEYTYEKVLMGQRGIEYMIKDNKNRLVGHFENGDFDTMAVAGRGLKTHIDVELQALAEKLISNKVGAAVAIDPKTGGILAMASGPTFNPNDLTGPEFKKNYQKMNLDVASPLLNRGIQGRYPPGSTFKPLGGLVALDEGVITPAFGYPCGGRYFSCGAGKPACTHAGGGHAANLRAAIANSCNSYFVDVYRKVVDNRKYGNTKKGYEVWEDYMNLFGLGVRLGVDVPSENMGNIPTVAVYDKEYRGSWNSCTNLTLGIGQDKMLATPLQLANAMCIIANRGYYYTPHFVDSLENETIADSAFMNKYRTRHDALTHISDTAFSATINGMQDVVTHGTARNVRIPGINVCAKTGTAQNSRIIGGKKWDLPHNAMFVCFAPKEDPKICVAVVVESGGYGGSSAGPIARLMMEKYLFDTLSTKSLADAERTANVNLMPPYLPRLQYLTDSARAYQWLKDYKDSSMILKFRGRGRATADSAAKRKKLDEERKKEEQQKKANQRIAAAVAILTEPKKNSQPSKATYTA
- a CDS encoding rod shape-determining protein, translating into MGLFNWFTQEIAMDLGTANTLIIHNEEVAVNEPSIVALNRNNPKEVLAVGKRALMMHEKTHESIRTVRPLKDGVIADFNAAELMIRELIKLVYPKKPLFPPSWRMMICIPSSITEVEKRAVRDSAEQAGAKEVYLIHEPMAAALGIGIDVEEPVGNMIIDIGGGTTGITVIALAGIVCDQSIRIAGDEFTADIMEALRRYHSLLIGERTAEQIKIQIGAAMKDLDNPPDDIPVNGRDLVTGIPKQIMVSYQEVAEALDKSIFKIEEAILKALEQTPPELASDIYRRGLYLTGGGALLRGLDKRLSQKIKLPVHIADDPLKSVVRGTGIALQNYDRYPFVMR
- a CDS encoding RNA polymerase sigma factor — protein: MERSFLSDDELLLLFRDPVTKQKAFSQIIEKYKEKLYWHIRRMVLIHEDADDVLQNVFIKMWKGLEQFREESKLYSWLYRIASNESITHLNRIKKQLQVETDQATHSYLEEQVKADSYFDSSKVEWKLQLAIQTLPEQQKLVFNLRYFDEMTYQEISEVLGVTVGALKASYHHAAKKIQDYLVNELNF